The Cydia strobilella chromosome 13, ilCydStro3.1, whole genome shotgun sequence genomic interval TCCTTGCAAGTGTGATGGAAAACATTGTATGTATCTCCGGGGGTACGAATATCACTCCAGCCTGCGGTTGTCGTGAATTAAAACCCTCGTTTCCAAATTTCGCTTACCCCCCTCGTTTACtcggcgcgatgacccaaaatgattTGTTTTTGAATATTTGGTTTATTAggtgttaatttaaatataccttCGTAATATTAGCATAtagaaaaatgtgttttataataatataactttGTTGTTTATTACAGGAGCGCGCTATCATCGCTAAAGTTTTCCATTTTCTTAAAGACGAATATATATTCACGGAACTTTATAAAGAACCACATTGTAATTTCTCACATTTGCGCAACATATCCAAGCGAACCGCGGAAATAGCGGGCACAAGTACAAgaacagtaaataaaatattacaagaaGAAAGACAGCTTCCCAGTGGATCTACTAAATTTCCAGCACCATTCAAAAACAGACAAAAAAGACCCGGTAAAATAGATATCAACGAACGTATAGCTTATACCATACGAAGCTCAATACGTAAttcttattttaaacttaaacaaataccgacattaaaaaaagtgagacaGACCTTAAATGAACAAATCGGTATTGATGCCTGCCTAGTAACGATTCGTAAGTTATTATTGAAACTGGGCTACAGGTGGACTAAGTCAGACACTGGTAGAAAAGTTTTGATTGAGCGACATAACGTCCAAATGTGCAGATtgcaatatttgaaaaaaattactGAATACCGCTCCCAAGGTCGGCCTATTGTCTATACTGATGAAAGTTTCGTCACGACGAAAAATGTTAAATGTGGCTCACGAGCCCCACACGTAGCTAGGTATATTTTAACACACGCTGGAACTTCAGATGGGTTCATTGAGAACGCTTGTTTACTTTACCAAGCTAATACACTTAGCGGAGATGAGTATGCGAAGAAGAACTTTGAATTTTACCAAAAATGGCTAGATGAAAAATTACTACCAAACTTACCGGACGGTTCTGTGATAGTGTTAGACAACACATCATTCGATAATATTTTCGTGGAGACACTGCCGACGATGCATGCAGATAAATCTCAAATGGAAGCATGGCTGTCGTCCAAGAACATACCCTTCGAAGCAAACTTATGCCAAATTGAGTTATACGACTTAATAAGGCAGCAAAAAAGCGCATTTACAACATACAAAATCGATACCTACATAAAGAGTAAAGGATTCGAAGTACTGCGCCTGCCTCCGCACCACCCAGAACTCAACGCAATATTCAACATATGGGACACCGTTAAAAACGACATCGTTACGGTCGACCATGATGTAGCTTACACGGAAAAAATTATTCGCCACGgttttgaaaaaataacttgtgAAACATGGCGCAATACCTGCGACACAGTAATTAAGAAAGAAAATGAATATTTGGAGTACTTTGACACTGGCTTTGTATACATAGCCAATTTGCAAGACGAAAGTGAGGGCGAAATGGAATCTGACCCTAAATCGGCTGAATCTGAAAGTGATGGTAGTGGCGACTTTGACGATTCAACCTTCGTAGAAGatgagtaataaaataaatacttgaaTGAAACTTATATTTCATTAGCCATATCATATTCCTCCTGAATCCCTTAGTAATTTGCCGGCTACGACCAAAGGGAGACAAAAAACAAATGAGCGACCGCCGTTGAGTCTAGGTCTTATTCAAATTGGTCTAGTTTAAAAATGGAACATCACGAAAAATAAACACATACTATAGAT includes:
- the LOC134746410 gene encoding uncharacterized protein LOC134746410, encoding MASEKKRKRVIPPEERAIIAKVFHFLKDEYIFTELYKEPHCNFSHLRNISKRTAEIAGTSTRTVNKILQEERQLPSGSTKFPAPFKNRQKRPGKIDINERIAYTIRSSIRNSYFKLKQIPTLKKVRQTLNEQIGIDACLVTIRKLLLKLGYRWTKSDTGRKVLIERHNVQMCRLQYLKKITEYRSQGRPIVYTDESFVTTKNVKCGSRAPHVARYILTHAGTSDGFIENACLLYQANTLSGDEYAKKNFEFYQKWLDEKLLPNLPDGSVIVLDNTSFDNIFVETLPTMHADKSQMEAWLSSKNIPFEANLCQIELYDLIRQQKSAFTTYKIDTYIKSKGFEVLRLPPHHPELNAIFNIWDTVKNDIVTVDHDVAYTEKIIRHGFEKITCETWRNTCDTVIKKENEYLEYFDTGFVYIANLQDESEGEMESDPKSAESESDGSGDFDDSTFVEDE